In one window of Gossypium hirsutum isolate 1008001.06 chromosome A01, Gossypium_hirsutum_v2.1, whole genome shotgun sequence DNA:
- the LOC107916907 gene encoding cytochrome P450 CYP736A12, with the protein MSSSTLTVLFVLLGTLCSFIYFFSSPNRNNNGRKLPPGPAPLPVVGNIHMLGNLPHQSLHYLAKKYGPIMSIMLGKVPTIVVSSPEAAELFLKVHDVVFASRPKVQSAKYFAYGGKAMAFTQYGSYWRTVRKWSILHFLSASKVECFAPIRKAEVGLLVESVRKVAAAGETINLSQAVAKVLEGMMSKVLFGRSMDDKIDFKPLVNEAMHLAGVFNLSDYVPFLAPLDLQGYTRRLKKVSSGLHEFFDKMIDEYQQGINMDDQKPYRNFFQVMVSLLDTPINPNDEDQPYIVGRENIKAIMVDMVAASFDTTTTAIEWTFSELLRHPRVMVALQKELESVVGRNRMVEESDLPKLAYLDMVIKESFRLHPVAPLLVPHESTEDVTVNGYFIPKKSRLLVNTWSMGRNPKIWSSNAEEFFPERFKDRKIDLRGHDFELIPFGTGRRGCPGMQLALISMRLILAQLAHCFDWELPDGMLPNELDMSEKFGLSLPRANHLLAKSTYRLIA; encoded by the exons ATGTCTTCTTCGACATTAACCGTACTCTTCGTCCTCCTTGGAACTCTCTGTTCCTTTATCTACTTCTTCAGCTCACCAAACCGCAACAACAATGGCCGGAAACTTCCACCCGGTCCTGCCCCTCTTCCCGTCGTAGGTAACATCCACATGCTAGGCAACCTCCCACACCAAAGTCTTCACTATCTCGCCAAAAAATATGGACCCATCATGTCGATAATGCTAGGCAAAGTACCAACCATCGTGGTATCATCACCCGAAGCCGCTGAACTGTTCCTCAAGGTCCATGACGTCGTTTTTGCTTCCAGGCCTAAAGTCCAATCCGCGAAATACTTCGCATATGGTGGCAAGGCCATGGCTTTTACCCAGTACGGTTCTTACTGGCGAACTGTACGGAAATGGAGTATTTTGCATTTCCTCAGTGCTTCCAAAGTTGAATGTTTTGCCCCGATAAGGAAGGCGGAGGTGGGGTTATTGGTTGAATCAGTGAGGAAGGTAGCGGCGGCGGGTGAAACAATAAACCTTAGCCAGGCGGTGGCTAAGGTTCTTGAAGGAATGATGTCGAAAGTGTTATTCGGGCGGTCCATGGATGATAAAATCGATTTTAAGCCACTGGTTAATGAGGCCATGCACTTAGCTGGGGTTTTCAATCTCTCGGATTATGTGCCTTTCCTTGCTCCACTTGATCTTCAG GGATATACAAGAAGGCTTAAGAAGGTGAGCAGTGGCCTTCACGAATTTTTTGACAAAATGATAGATGAATACCAACAAGGGATTAACATGGATGACCAAAAACCTTATAGAAATTTCTTTCAAGTGATGGTTTCGTTGTTGGATACACCCATAAACCCTAACGATGAAGATCAACCCTACATCGTTGGTAGAGAAAACATCAAGGCTATAATGGTGGACATGGTGGCAGCTTCCTTCGACACTACAACCACGGCCATTGAGTGGACATTTTCAGAACTTCTAAGGCATCCTCGAGTCATGGTTGCTCTCCAGAAAGAGCTAGAAAGTGTTGTCGGAAGGAATAGAATGGTAGAAGAGTCGGACCTACCGAAACTTGCCTATTTGGATATGGTCATAAAAGAGAGTTTCAGGTTGCATCCCGTGGCGCCGTTATTAGTCCCGCACGAGTCAACCGAAGATGTCACCGTTAATGGGTATTTCATACCTAAGAAGTCGCGGCTTTTGGTGAACACTTGGTCCATGGGGCGAAATCCCAAGATATGGTCGAGCAATGCCGAAGAGTTCTTTCCAGAAAGATTCAAGGATAGGAAGATAGACCTTCGAGGGCATGATTTCGAACTCATTCCGTTCGGAACCGGTCGTAGAGGATGTCCCGGAATGCAGTTAGCTCTAATCAGCATGCGTCTTATTTTAGCTCAATTAGCCCATTGCTTTGATTGGGAGTTGCCTGATGGGATGTTGCCTAATGAACTCGACATGAGCGAGAAGTTTGGCCTTTCGTTGCCGAGGGCTAATCATTTACTTGCAAAGTCGACTTATCGTTTAATTGCTTAA